In the Microcebus murinus isolate Inina chromosome 14, M.murinus_Inina_mat1.0, whole genome shotgun sequence genome, one interval contains:
- the MYOZ1 gene encoding myozenin-1, whose amino-acid sequence MPLSGTPAPNKKRKSSKLIMELTGGGQDSSGLNLGKKISVPRDVMLEELSLLTNRGSKMFKLRQMRVEKFIYENNPDVFSDSSMDHFQKFLPTVGGQLGTAGQGFSYSKGGSGGGGGQAGGSGSAGQYGSNRQHHQGSGSGTGHTGGPGGQAGRGGAAGTAGVGETGSGDQADGEGKHITVFKTYISPWERAMGVDPQQKVELGIDLLAYGAKAELPQYKSFNRTAMPYGGYEKASKRMTFQMPKFDLGPLLSEPLLLYSQNLSNRPSFNRTPIPWLSSGEPVDYHVDIGVPLDGETEEL is encoded by the exons GTGGACAGGACAGCTCAGGCCTGAACCTGGGCAAGAAGATCAGCGTCCCgagggatgtgatgttggaggaACTGTCGCTGCTTACCAATCGGGGCTCCAAGATGTTCAAACTGCGGCAGATGCGTGTGGAGAAATTTATCTATGAGAACAACCCTGATGTTTTTTCTGACAGCTCAATG GATCACTTCCAGAAGTTCCTTCCCACAGTGGGGGGACAGCTGGGCACAGCTGGTCAGGGATTCTCCTACAGCAAAGGCGGCAGCGGCGGTGGTGGCGGCCAGGCAGGAGGCAGTGGCTCTGCTGGACAGTATGGCTCTAACCGGCAGCACCATCAGGGCTCTGGGTCTGGAACTGGGCATACAGGTGGTCCTGGGGGCCAGGCTGGCAGAGGAGGAGCTGCTGGCACAGCAGGGGTTGGTGAGACAGGATCAG GAGACCAGGCAGATGGAGAAGGAAAACATATCACTGTGTTCAAGACCTATATTTCTCCATGGGAGCGAGCCATGGGGGTTGACCCCCAGCAAAAAGTGGAACTTGGTATTGACCTGCTGGCCTATGGAGCCAAAGCTGAACTCCCCCAATATAAGTCCTTCAACAG GACAGCAATGCCCTATGGTGGATATGAGAAGGCCTCCAAACGCATGACCTTCCAGATGCCCAAGTTTGACCTGGGGCCCCTGCTGAGTGAACCTCTGCTTCTCTACAGTCAGAACCTCTCCAACAGGCCTTCTTTCAATCGAACCCCTATTCCCTGGTTGAGCTCTGGTGAGCCTGTAGACTACCATGTGGATATTGGTGTCCCCCTGGATGGAGAAACAGAGGAGCTATGA